The following proteins come from a genomic window of Streptomyces sp. NBC_00539:
- a CDS encoding TIGR03619 family F420-dependent LLM class oxidoreductase: protein MRIATTIFLTDRTITPTRLARTLEERGFCGLYLPEHTHIPVTRDTAAPMGGELPEEYGRTLDPFVALGQAAAVTERLTLGTGITLVAQHDPIVLAKQAATLDHLCGGRFTLGVGYGWNVEEAADHGVEWRTRRELVRDRLALMRALWAPEPTPYEGAFGSVRASQAHPKPARPSRELRPGVPLHGPRTLIGGAAGPKLFAAVADHADGWLPIGGGGLTESLPVLRRAWEDAGRDPKALQVVPYAVRPTPGKLSHYEDLGIEEVVLQLPPAAEPDVLRVLDDFAQYL, encoded by the coding sequence ATGCGGATCGCCACGACCATCTTCCTCACCGACCGCACCATCACCCCCACCCGCCTCGCCCGCACCCTGGAAGAGCGCGGCTTCTGCGGTCTCTACCTCCCCGAGCACACGCACATCCCCGTCACCCGCGACACGGCCGCGCCCATGGGCGGCGAACTCCCCGAGGAGTACGGCCGCACCCTCGACCCGTTCGTCGCGCTCGGCCAGGCCGCCGCCGTCACCGAGCGGCTCACCCTCGGCACCGGCATCACCCTGGTCGCCCAGCACGACCCGATCGTCCTCGCGAAGCAGGCCGCCACGCTGGACCACCTCTGCGGCGGCCGCTTCACCCTCGGCGTCGGCTACGGCTGGAACGTGGAGGAGGCCGCCGACCACGGCGTCGAGTGGCGCACCCGGCGCGAACTGGTCCGCGACCGCCTGGCCCTGATGCGCGCCCTGTGGGCCCCCGAACCCACCCCCTACGAGGGCGCCTTCGGCTCCGTCCGGGCCAGCCAGGCCCACCCCAAACCGGCCCGCCCCTCCCGTGAACTGCGCCCCGGCGTCCCGCTGCACGGCCCCCGCACCCTCATCGGGGGCGCCGCCGGCCCGAAGCTCTTCGCGGCCGTCGCCGACCACGCCGACGGCTGGCTGCCCATCGGCGGTGGCGGTCTCACCGAGTCCCTGCCGGTGCTGCGCCGCGCCTGGGAGGACGCGGGCCGCGATCCGAAGGCCCTCCAGGTGGTCCCGTACGCCGTCCGCCCCACCCCGGGCAAGCTGTCCCACTACGAGGATCTCGGCATCGAGGAGGTCGTCCTGCAACTGCCGCCCGCGGCGGAGCCGGACGTGCTGCGCGTACTGGACGACTTCGCCCAGTACCTCTGA
- a CDS encoding APC family permease has product MTQLDVRRPQAAAGAGTAESDGDVRGKGLGKGSVGLVGSAVIGISTVAPVYCLTSTLGSTAGEVGVQMPAVFLAGFLPMLLVAFAYRELNKAVPDCGTSFTWTVKAFGPRVGWMCGWGLVIATIIVLSNLAGVATSYFWLLAGQITGNDAIAALDDDKLVHITTCLTLIAAATAVSYRGMTATKGVQYTLVGLQLAVLAIFVAMAFQKASAGAFDTGAFDTGVHFSWEWMNPFAVESMGAFTAGLSLSIFMYWGWDTCLTANEETIGSAKTPGRASLIAMIVLVGSYLATGIAAQMAVGSGTSGLGLGNPQTSGNVFAALAGPVMGPLLGILLFVAVLASAAASLQTTFIPVARTVLAMAAYEALPASYAKVHPRFKTPGRATVTAGVATGVFYTVMSLVSENVLTDTIFALGLMICFYYSLTAFACAWYFRRELRDSVRDLFFKGVFPVLGGLLLASVFCKTLADMWDPSYGSGSTVFGVGSVFVIGVGLLALGLVIMLVTERRSPAFFRGEVLTKSTPALVVED; this is encoded by the coding sequence ATGACACAGCTGGACGTTCGGCGGCCCCAGGCGGCCGCAGGGGCAGGGACGGCGGAGAGCGACGGCGACGTCCGCGGCAAAGGGCTCGGCAAGGGCTCCGTCGGCCTCGTCGGGAGCGCCGTCATCGGCATCTCCACCGTCGCTCCCGTCTACTGCCTGACCTCCACCCTCGGCTCCACGGCCGGCGAGGTCGGCGTCCAGATGCCCGCGGTGTTCCTCGCCGGCTTCCTCCCGATGCTGCTGGTCGCCTTCGCGTACCGCGAGCTGAACAAGGCCGTCCCCGACTGCGGCACCTCCTTCACCTGGACCGTGAAGGCCTTCGGCCCGCGCGTCGGCTGGATGTGCGGCTGGGGCCTGGTGATCGCCACGATCATCGTGCTGTCCAACCTGGCCGGCGTCGCCACCTCCTACTTCTGGCTCCTGGCCGGGCAGATCACGGGCAACGACGCGATCGCCGCCCTGGACGACGACAAGCTCGTCCACATCACCACCTGCCTCACCCTGATCGCCGCCGCGACCGCCGTCAGCTACCGCGGCATGACCGCCACCAAGGGCGTCCAGTACACGCTGGTCGGCCTGCAACTGGCCGTCCTCGCGATCTTCGTCGCGATGGCCTTCCAGAAGGCCTCCGCCGGCGCCTTCGACACCGGCGCCTTCGACACCGGCGTGCACTTCTCGTGGGAGTGGATGAACCCCTTCGCGGTGGAGTCCATGGGCGCCTTCACCGCCGGGCTCTCCCTCTCGATCTTCATGTACTGGGGCTGGGACACCTGCCTCACCGCCAACGAGGAGACCATCGGCTCGGCCAAGACACCCGGCCGCGCCTCGCTGATCGCCATGATCGTCCTGGTCGGCTCCTACCTGGCCACCGGCATCGCCGCCCAGATGGCCGTCGGCTCCGGCACCTCCGGCCTCGGCCTCGGCAACCCGCAGACCTCCGGCAACGTCTTCGCCGCCCTCGCCGGGCCCGTGATGGGGCCGCTGCTGGGCATCCTGCTCTTCGTCGCCGTCCTCGCCTCCGCCGCCGCCTCCCTCCAGACCACCTTCATCCCGGTGGCCCGCACGGTCCTGGCCATGGCGGCGTACGAGGCGCTGCCCGCCTCCTACGCCAAGGTCCACCCGCGCTTCAAGACCCCGGGCCGCGCCACCGTCACGGCGGGCGTCGCGACCGGCGTCTTCTACACCGTGATGTCGCTGGTCAGCGAGAACGTCCTGACCGACACGATCTTCGCCCTCGGCCTGATGATCTGCTTCTACTACTCGCTGACCGCCTTCGCCTGCGCCTGGTACTTCCGGCGCGAGCTGCGCGACTCCGTCCGCGACCTGTTCTTCAAGGGCGTCTTCCCGGTCCTGGGCGGACTGCTGCTGGCCTCCGTCTTCTGCAAGACCCTGGCCGACATGTGGGACCCGTCCTACGGATCCGGTTCCACCGTCTTCGGCGTCGGCAGCGTCTTCGTCATCGGCGTCGGCCTGCTCGCCCTCGGCCTGGTCATCATGCTGGTCACCGAACGCCGCAGCCCCGCCTTCTTCCGGGGCGAGGTCCTGACGAAGTCCACGCCGGCGCTGGTGGTCGAGGACTGA
- a CDS encoding isochorismatase family protein — translation MPSSTRLRDVIGLDDELPRLADTTLVMIDYQNTYRTGVMALEGAEEALAAGARLLSAARGAGIPVVHVVNDGGEGTPYDIRAEIGAISEEVAPVAGEPVVVKQFPNAFHGTELEKVLHEVGAGKELVLAGFMTHMCVTFTAEGAFYRGFRPSVVAEATAARPLTAPDGTVVPAAALHKAALTTITDLFGLVAPTVGDLTE, via the coding sequence ATGCCTTCTTCCACGCGCCTGCGCGACGTGATCGGCCTCGACGACGAGCTGCCGCGCCTCGCCGACACCACCCTGGTGATGATCGACTACCAGAACACCTACCGCACCGGCGTCATGGCCCTCGAAGGCGCCGAGGAGGCGCTGGCGGCCGGGGCCCGGCTGCTGTCGGCGGCGCGCGGGGCGGGGATCCCCGTCGTGCACGTCGTCAACGACGGCGGCGAGGGCACCCCGTACGACATCCGTGCCGAGATCGGTGCGATCAGTGAGGAAGTCGCCCCGGTCGCCGGTGAGCCGGTGGTGGTCAAGCAGTTCCCCAACGCCTTCCACGGGACCGAGCTGGAGAAGGTCCTGCACGAGGTCGGCGCGGGCAAGGAGCTGGTGCTGGCCGGGTTCATGACCCACATGTGCGTCACCTTCACCGCCGAGGGCGCCTTCTACCGCGGCTTCCGTCCCTCGGTCGTCGCCGAGGCCACCGCCGCGCGCCCGCTGACCGCCCCCGACGGCACCGTCGTGCCGGCCGCCGCGCTGCACAAGGCCGCGCTGACCACGATCACGGACCTGTTCGGCCTCGTCGCCCCCACGGTCGGGGACCTCACGGAGTAG
- a CDS encoding bifunctional FO biosynthesis protein CofGH, with protein sequence MTTPSDAPTDNAMRRALRRARDGVALDATEAAVLLQARGESLTDLAASAARVRDAGLAAAGRPGVITYSKSVFIPLTRLCRDKCHYCTFATVPGKLRRAGHGMFMSPDEVLDIARRGAALGCKEALITLGDKPEDRWPEAREWLEAHGYDDTISYVRAVSIRILEETGLLPHLNPGVMSWADFQRLKPVAPSMGMMLETTATRLWSEPGGPHHGSPDKEPAVRLRVLEDAGRSSVPFTSGLLIGIGETYEERAQSLFALRRVSRAYHGIQELIIQNFRAKPDTAMRGMPDAELDDLVATIAVARHIMGPSACLQAPPNLVDGEYARLIGAGIDDWGGVSPLTPDHVNPERPWPQIDLLAEQSAAAGFELRERLCVYPEFVQRGEPWLDPRLLPHVRALADPDTGLADEAAEVTGHPWQEPDESFASYGRTDLHATIDTEGRTGDRREDFDLVYGDWEALREAAAPGMVPERIDTDVRAALAQAADDPTKLTDEQALALLHADGPALDALCRIADDLRRSVVGDDVTYVVTRNINFTNVCYTGCRFCAFAQRRTDADAYTLSLEQVADRAAQAWDVGAVEVCMQGGIHPDLPGTAYFDIARAVKQRVPGMHVHAFSPMEVVNGATRTGMSVREWLTAAKEAGLDSIPGTAAEILDDEVRWVLTKGKLPTADWIDVITTAHELGIRSSSTMMYGHVDQPRHWLGHLRTLARIQQRTGGFTEFVTLPFIHTNAPVYLAGIARPGPTVRDNRAVTAMARILLHPHITNIQTSWVKLGAEGAAEMLRSGANDLGGTLMEETISRMAGSSYGSYKSVRDLVAVAAAAGRPARPRTTLYGEVPQERRLAAAASDGHLPELLPLVD encoded by the coding sequence ATGACCACTCCGAGTGACGCCCCGACCGACAACGCGATGCGCCGCGCGCTCCGGCGGGCCCGGGACGGCGTCGCGCTCGACGCGACCGAGGCGGCCGTACTCCTCCAGGCACGCGGTGAGTCCCTGACGGACCTCGCCGCCTCCGCCGCCCGGGTCCGCGACGCAGGTCTCGCCGCGGCCGGCCGGCCGGGCGTGATCACGTACTCGAAGAGCGTGTTCATCCCCCTCACCCGCCTGTGCCGCGACAAGTGCCACTACTGCACCTTCGCGACGGTCCCCGGGAAGCTCCGCCGGGCCGGTCACGGGATGTTCATGTCGCCCGACGAGGTCCTCGACATCGCCCGCCGCGGCGCCGCGCTCGGCTGCAAGGAAGCGCTCATCACCCTCGGCGACAAGCCCGAGGACCGCTGGCCCGAGGCGCGCGAGTGGCTGGAGGCGCACGGCTACGACGACACGATCTCCTACGTACGGGCCGTCTCGATCCGCATCCTGGAGGAGACGGGCCTCCTCCCCCACCTCAACCCGGGCGTCATGTCCTGGGCGGACTTCCAGCGCCTCAAGCCGGTCGCCCCGTCGATGGGCATGATGCTGGAGACCACCGCCACCCGCCTGTGGTCCGAGCCGGGCGGGCCGCACCACGGTTCCCCCGACAAGGAGCCGGCGGTCCGGCTGCGCGTGCTGGAGGACGCCGGGCGTTCCTCGGTGCCCTTCACCTCCGGCCTGCTCATCGGCATCGGGGAGACGTACGAGGAGCGCGCGCAGTCGCTGTTCGCGCTGCGCCGCGTCTCGCGCGCCTACCACGGCATCCAGGAGCTGATCATCCAGAACTTCCGCGCCAAGCCGGACACGGCGATGCGCGGCATGCCGGACGCGGAACTGGACGACCTCGTGGCGACGATCGCCGTCGCCCGGCACATCATGGGCCCCTCGGCGTGCCTCCAGGCGCCGCCCAACCTGGTCGACGGCGAGTACGCCCGGCTGATCGGCGCCGGAATCGACGACTGGGGCGGTGTCTCACCGCTGACGCCCGACCACGTCAACCCCGAGCGGCCCTGGCCCCAGATCGACCTGCTGGCCGAGCAGTCGGCGGCCGCCGGCTTCGAGCTCCGCGAACGGCTGTGCGTGTACCCCGAGTTCGTTCAGCGCGGCGAGCCGTGGCTGGACCCGCGCCTGCTGCCGCACGTACGGGCGCTCGCCGATCCGGACACCGGGCTGGCGGACGAGGCCGCCGAGGTGACGGGCCACCCGTGGCAGGAACCGGACGAGAGCTTCGCCTCCTACGGGCGCACCGACCTGCACGCCACCATCGACACCGAGGGGCGTACGGGCGACCGGCGCGAGGACTTCGACCTCGTCTACGGCGACTGGGAGGCCCTGCGCGAGGCCGCCGCGCCCGGCATGGTGCCCGAGCGGATCGACACGGACGTACGGGCCGCGCTCGCGCAGGCGGCCGACGACCCGACGAAACTGACCGACGAGCAGGCGCTGGCGCTGCTGCACGCCGACGGGCCGGCGCTGGACGCGCTGTGCCGGATCGCGGACGACCTGCGCAGGTCGGTGGTGGGCGACGACGTCACGTACGTCGTCACGCGGAACATCAACTTCACCAACGTCTGCTACACCGGCTGCCGGTTCTGCGCCTTCGCGCAGCGCCGCACCGACGCGGACGCGTACACGCTCTCCCTGGAGCAGGTCGCGGACCGGGCCGCGCAGGCGTGGGACGTCGGCGCGGTCGAGGTGTGCATGCAGGGCGGCATCCACCCGGACCTGCCCGGGACGGCGTACTTCGACATCGCGCGGGCGGTGAAGCAGCGGGTGCCGGGCATGCACGTCCACGCGTTCTCGCCGATGGAGGTGGTCAACGGCGCCACGCGGACGGGCATGTCGGTACGGGAGTGGCTGACGGCCGCCAAGGAGGCCGGGCTGGACTCGATACCGGGTACGGCGGCGGAGATCCTCGACGACGAGGTCCGCTGGGTGCTGACCAAGGGGAAGCTTCCGACGGCCGACTGGATCGACGTGATCACGACGGCGCACGAGCTGGGCATCCGCTCGTCGTCCACGATGATGTACGGGCACGTGGACCAGCCCCGCCACTGGCTCGGGCACCTGCGCACACTGGCCCGGATCCAGCAGCGGACCGGCGGTTTCACGGAGTTCGTGACGCTGCCGTTCATCCACACCAACGCCCCCGTGTACCTGGCGGGCATCGCACGGCCCGGGCCGACGGTGCGCGACAACCGGGCGGTGACGGCGATGGCCCGGATCCTGTTGCACCCGCACATCACCAACATCCAGACGAGCTGGGTGAAGCTGGGCGCGGAGGGCGCGGCGGAGATGCTCCGCTCGGGCGCCAACGACCTGGGCGGGACGCTGATGGAGGAGACCATCTCGCGGATGGCGGGCTCCTCTTACGGCTCTTACAAGTCCGTCCGGGACCTGGTCGCGGTCGCGGCAGCCGCCGGGCGGCCGGCGAGGCCCCGTACGACCCTGTACGGGGAGGTGCCGCAGGAACGCCGGCTCGCGGCGGCGGCCTCGGACGGGCACCTGCCGGAGCTGCTGCCGCTGGTGGACTGA
- a CDS encoding ADP-ribosylglycohydrolase family protein, translating to MDTSTATPTALPEAAAPAGTGAPAATSSATSTALWGRAEQQDFRSRVRGTLLGSAIGDALGAPVAGLSLDGIRETHGLAGLTEPAPAYGRRGSVTASTQLALFTVDGLIRAHVRRDTGGWHPPTDVHRAYLRWAATQHDWGPDERRKDNGWLAQQEWLYARRGPDRACMTGFADDMLGTPDKPKNPTARDAAATVRSAPFGLLVGWEPTLVLQLAVECATQSHGHPTAFLSAGAFAVIVHGLIRGDTLDGAVRRALGLLGARASHQPVTDALQRAVSAATQGEPSPKMVESLSPGDGRDAEDALAIAVYCALVAEDVPHGLRLAVNHGGDSTVTGAMCGALLGALHGETALPAAWLADVEGRATILELADDFALEMTQGPALHGPSASAPGWLSRYPRG from the coding sequence ATGGACACGAGTACGGCGACGCCTACGGCCCTTCCGGAGGCGGCGGCCCCTGCGGGCACCGGCGCACCCGCCGCCACATCGAGCGCCACCTCCACCGCGCTCTGGGGCCGGGCCGAGCAGCAGGACTTCCGCAGCCGGGTCCGCGGCACCCTGCTCGGCTCCGCGATCGGGGACGCCCTCGGCGCACCCGTCGCCGGCCTCTCCCTCGACGGCATCCGCGAGACCCACGGCCTGGCCGGCCTGACCGAACCGGCCCCCGCCTACGGCCGCCGGGGCAGCGTCACCGCCTCCACGCAGCTCGCCCTCTTCACCGTCGACGGGCTGATCCGGGCCCACGTGCGCCGGGACACCGGCGGCTGGCACCCGCCGACCGACGTCCACCGGGCCTACCTGCGCTGGGCCGCGACCCAGCACGACTGGGGCCCCGACGAGCGCCGCAAGGACAACGGCTGGCTCGCGCAGCAGGAGTGGCTCTACGCCCGCCGCGGCCCCGACCGCGCCTGCATGACCGGCTTCGCCGACGACATGCTCGGCACCCCGGACAAGCCGAAGAACCCCACCGCCCGGGACGCGGCCGCGACCGTCCGCTCGGCACCCTTCGGTCTGCTGGTCGGCTGGGAACCGACCCTCGTACTGCAACTCGCCGTCGAGTGCGCCACGCAGAGCCACGGACACCCCACCGCCTTCCTTTCCGCCGGGGCCTTCGCCGTCATCGTCCACGGCCTGATCCGGGGCGACACCCTGGACGGCGCCGTCCGGCGCGCCCTCGGCCTGCTCGGCGCGCGCGCCTCCCACCAGCCGGTCACCGACGCCCTCCAGCGCGCGGTATCGGCCGCCACGCAAGGGGAACCGAGCCCGAAGATGGTCGAATCGCTGTCCCCGGGGGACGGCCGCGACGCCGAGGACGCGCTGGCCATCGCCGTGTACTGCGCCCTGGTCGCCGAGGACGTTCCGCACGGGCTGCGGCTCGCCGTCAACCACGGCGGCGACTCCACCGTCACCGGCGCCATGTGCGGGGCGCTGCTCGGGGCCCTGCACGGGGAGACGGCCCTGCCGGCCGCCTGGCTGGCCGACGTGGAGGGCCGCGCCACGATCCTGGAGCTGGCCGACGACTTCGCGCTGGAGATGACGCAGGGTCCCGCCCTGCACGGCCCCTCCGCCTCCGCGCCGGGCTGGCTCTCGCGCTATCCGCGCGGCTGA
- a CDS encoding DedA family protein, with protein sequence MTVPLASDLAVNLLDAHSLLAAFGVVGIAVVMFAETGLLVGFFLPGDSLLFTAGLLCVAGTPDGDARLSLPLVLAASAAGALAGAQTGYLIGRRAGGAVLERSRSRKLHEGAERAGEFLAKYGHAKAIVLARFVPIVRTVLNPLAGALNVPARVFTVWQVVGGLVWTVGLVLAGYALGSSIPNVDRYLLPIVALVVAVSLLPLAVEVLRSRRARKQRNGTATP encoded by the coding sequence ATGACCGTCCCCCTCGCGAGCGACCTCGCGGTCAACCTGCTCGACGCGCATTCACTCCTCGCCGCCTTCGGCGTCGTCGGCATCGCGGTGGTGATGTTCGCGGAGACCGGGCTGCTGGTCGGGTTCTTCCTGCCCGGCGACTCCCTGCTGTTCACCGCCGGCCTGCTGTGCGTCGCCGGAACCCCGGACGGGGACGCGAGACTCTCGCTCCCGCTGGTACTGGCCGCCTCCGCGGCCGGTGCGCTGGCCGGCGCCCAGACCGGCTACCTCATCGGGCGGCGCGCGGGCGGCGCCGTCCTGGAGCGCAGCCGGTCCAGGAAGCTGCACGAAGGCGCCGAGCGCGCCGGGGAGTTCCTCGCGAAGTACGGGCACGCCAAGGCGATCGTGCTGGCCCGCTTCGTCCCCATCGTCCGTACGGTCCTCAACCCGCTGGCCGGGGCCCTGAACGTCCCGGCCCGCGTCTTCACGGTGTGGCAGGTCGTCGGCGGCCTCGTCTGGACGGTCGGTCTGGTCCTCGCGGGGTACGCGCTCGGCTCCTCCATCCCGAACGTCGACCGGTACCTGCTGCCGATCGTCGCCCTGGTCGTCGCGGTGTCCCTGCTGCCCCTCGCCGTCGAAGTGCTCCGCTCCCGGCGGGCCCGCAAGCAGCGGAACGGCACCGCTACTCCGTGA
- a CDS encoding ribonuclease has protein sequence MRISPRIAALGAATAFAAALLAGPAASAAPVAPVSASVASVGRICYSALPSQAHDTLDLIDQGGPFPYSQDGVVFQNREGLLPAHTSGYYHEYTVITPGSPTRGARRIITGRQTDEDYYTSDHYASFRRVDSAC, from the coding sequence ATGAGGATCTCCCCACGCATCGCAGCCCTCGGCGCGGCGACCGCCTTCGCCGCCGCCCTCCTCGCGGGCCCGGCCGCCTCCGCCGCGCCCGTCGCCCCCGTGTCCGCCTCCGTCGCCTCGGTCGGCCGGATCTGCTACTCCGCCCTCCCCTCCCAGGCGCACGACACCCTCGACCTCATCGACCAGGGCGGCCCGTTCCCGTACTCCCAGGACGGCGTCGTCTTCCAGAACCGCGAGGGCCTGCTGCCCGCCCACACCAGCGGGTACTACCACGAGTACACGGTCATCACCCCGGGCTCCCCGACCCGCGGCGCCCGACGCATCATCACGGGACGGCAGACCGACGAGGACTACTACACGTCGGACCACTACGCCTCGTTCCGCCGCGTCGACTCCGCCTGCTGA
- a CDS encoding cation diffusion facilitator family transporter, giving the protein MLEGHDHDHGHHHGHGHHHGHDDGHGHTHGTRRSRRPRHRLRHLLTPHSHDARDKVDPAMETSREGVRTLWLSLAVLGLTTGVQAVVAALSGSVALLGDALHNGADALTAVPLGLAFVLGRRAPNRRYTYGYGRAEDLAGIAVVLTIAASSALAAHTAVDRLLHPRPISHLGTVAVAAVVGFAGNEWVARFRIRTGRRIGSAALVADGLHARTDGFTSLAVLVGAGGAALGWRAADPLVGLLVTAAILMVLRDAAREVFRRLMDSVDPALVDTAEHALRAVAGVRDLGQVRLRWIGHTLRAEADIVVDPHLTVVQAHALAVAAEHALIHAVPRLTAATVHTDHTADHDHDDPHAALAHHTPIGRPATPA; this is encoded by the coding sequence GTGCTGGAAGGCCACGATCACGACCACGGGCATCACCACGGCCACGGGCATCACCACGGCCACGACGACGGCCACGGCCACACGCACGGCACCCGCCGGTCGCGGAGGCCGCGCCACCGGCTGCGGCATCTCCTCACCCCGCACAGCCACGACGCCCGGGACAAGGTCGACCCCGCGATGGAGACCTCCCGCGAGGGCGTGCGCACCCTGTGGCTCTCCCTGGCCGTCCTGGGACTGACCACCGGGGTCCAGGCCGTGGTCGCCGCCCTCTCCGGTTCGGTGGCGCTGCTGGGCGACGCCCTCCACAACGGGGCCGACGCGCTCACGGCCGTGCCGCTGGGCCTCGCGTTCGTCCTGGGCCGCCGGGCGCCCAACCGCCGCTACACCTACGGGTACGGCCGCGCCGAGGACCTGGCCGGGATCGCCGTCGTGCTGACCATCGCCGCCTCCTCCGCGCTCGCCGCGCACACGGCCGTGGACCGGCTGCTGCACCCGCGCCCGATCAGCCACCTGGGGACGGTGGCCGTCGCGGCGGTGGTCGGGTTCGCCGGCAACGAGTGGGTGGCCCGGTTCCGCATCCGCACCGGCCGCCGGATCGGCTCGGCCGCCCTCGTCGCGGACGGACTGCACGCCCGCACCGACGGGTTCACCTCGCTCGCCGTCCTCGTCGGCGCGGGCGGCGCCGCGCTCGGGTGGCGGGCCGCCGACCCGCTCGTGGGTCTGCTCGTCACCGCGGCGATCCTGATGGTGCTGCGCGACGCGGCCCGCGAGGTCTTCCGCCGGCTCATGGACTCCGTCGACCCGGCCCTCGTCGACACCGCCGAACACGCGCTGCGCGCCGTGGCCGGCGTACGCGACCTCGGGCAGGTCCGGCTGCGGTGGATCGGCCACACCCTGCGGGCGGAGGCCGACATCGTCGTCGACCCCCACCTCACCGTCGTGCAGGCCCACGCCCTGGCCGTCGCCGCCGAACACGCCCTCATCCACGCCGTGCCCCGGCTGACGGCCGCCACCGTCCACACCGACCACACCGCCGACCACGACCACGACGACCCGCACGCCGCCCTCGCCCACCACACGCCCATCGGCCGCCCCGCGACGCCCGCCTGA
- a CDS encoding GlxA family transcriptional regulator, which yields MSTTRRVVIAVFPDVDLLDVTGPAEVFALANRETGGRAGYRVELAGPSAGVVTTSAGVRLVADLAFGDVDGVLDMLLVPGAVDPHPDGPVARIDRDVVAWLERVAPLARRVASVCVGAHLLAAAGLLDGRTATTHWSTAARLAADHPAVTVDPDPIFVRSGNVWTGAGISACMDLALALVTDDLGEEVALAVARQLVMYLKRQSGQSQFSVPLSRPPASRRDIDELRMYIADHVDGDLSAAALAARMCLSERHFARVFRQETGMTAAAYVEASRVEAARRLLEGTDRPLEQIAAACGLGSVETLHRALRKQTGTTPAAYRRRFRTTS from the coding sequence ATGTCCACGACCCGCCGCGTCGTCATCGCGGTCTTCCCCGACGTCGACCTCCTCGACGTCACCGGCCCGGCCGAGGTGTTCGCGCTCGCCAACCGGGAGACCGGGGGCCGGGCCGGGTACCGGGTGGAGCTCGCCGGGCCGTCGGCGGGTGTGGTGACCACGTCGGCGGGGGTGCGCCTGGTGGCGGACCTCGCGTTCGGCGACGTGGACGGGGTGCTGGACATGCTGCTGGTGCCCGGCGCCGTGGATCCGCACCCGGACGGGCCGGTCGCCCGGATCGACCGGGACGTGGTGGCGTGGCTGGAGAGGGTCGCGCCACTGGCCCGGCGGGTGGCTTCGGTGTGCGTGGGCGCGCACCTCCTGGCCGCGGCCGGGCTGCTGGACGGCAGGACGGCCACCACCCACTGGTCGACCGCGGCCCGGCTCGCCGCCGACCACCCGGCGGTGACGGTCGACCCGGACCCCATCTTCGTGCGGTCCGGGAACGTGTGGACCGGCGCCGGGATCAGTGCCTGCATGGATCTCGCGCTGGCCCTGGTGACCGACGACCTGGGGGAGGAGGTGGCGCTGGCGGTGGCGCGGCAGCTGGTCATGTACCTCAAGCGGCAGAGCGGCCAGAGCCAGTTCTCCGTCCCGTTGTCCCGGCCGCCCGCGTCCCGCCGGGACATCGACGAGCTGCGGATGTACATCGCCGACCACGTGGACGGTGATCTGTCCGCCGCAGCGCTCGCGGCGCGGATGTGCCTGAGCGAGCGCCACTTCGCGCGGGTGTTCCGCCAGGAGACCGGTATGACCGCCGCCGCGTACGTCGAGGCCTCCCGGGTGGAGGCGGCGCGGCGTCTGCTGGAGGGCACCGACCGGCCGCTGGAGCAGATCGCCGCTGCCTGCGGGCTGGGTTCGGTGGAGACGCTCCACCGGGCGCTGCGCAAGCAGACCGGCACCACCCCGGCGGCCTACCGCCGTCGTTTCCGTACGACTTCCTGA